The Mustela lutreola isolate mMusLut2 chromosome 3, mMusLut2.pri, whole genome shotgun sequence genome includes a region encoding these proteins:
- the LOC131826933 gene encoding 5-hydroxytryptamine receptor 5B produces the protein MSLSGSRDPPPRAMEAANLSVAATSVALPQGPEACSMGPSPSGVVGSTTAGDSALPGGREPPFSVFTVLVVTLLVLLIAATFLWNLLVLVTILRVRAFHRVPHNLVASTAVSDVLVAALVMPLSLVSELSAGRRWRLGRSLCHVWISFDVLCCTASIWNVAAIALDRYWTITRHLQYTLRTRRRASALMIALTWALSALIALAPLLFGWGEAYDARRQRCQVSQEPSYAVFSTCGAFYLPLGVVLFVYWKIYKAAKFRFGRRRRAVLPLPAPVQVKEAPHEAEMVFTARRPVVAFQMSGDSWREQKEKRAAVMVGILIGVFVLCWIPFFLAELISPLCACSLPPIWKSIFLWLGYSNSFFNPLIYTAFNKNYNNAFKSLFSKQR, from the exons ATGTCCCTGTCGGGAAGCCGGGATCCCCCGCCGCGCGCCATGGAAGCCGCTAACCTCTCGGTGGCCGCCACCAGCGTTGCCCTTCCCCAGGGCCCCGAAGCCTGCAGCATGGGCCCGAGCCCCAGCGGGGTCGTTGGGTCGACAACCGCGGGCGATTCCGCCCTGCCGGGGGGCCGCGAGCCGCCTTTCTCCGTCTTCACGGTGCTGGTGGTGACGCTGCTGGTGCTGCTGATCGCGGCCACTTTCCTGTGGAACCTGCTGGTTCTGGTCACCATTCTGCGTGTCCGCGCCTTCCATCGTGTGCCGCACAATTTGGTGGCCTCGACGGCCGTGTCAGACGTGCTCGTGGCGGCGCTGGTGATGCCCCTGAGCCTGGTGAGCGAGCTGTCGGCCGGGCGACGCTGGCGGTTGGGCCGGAGCCTGTGCCACGTGTGGATCTCCTTCGACGTGCTGTGTTGCACGGCCAGCATCTGGAACGTGGCGGCCATCGCCCTGGACCGCTACTGGACCATCACGCGCCACCTGCAGTACACGCTGCGCACCCGCCGCCGCGCCTCGGCGCTCATGATCGCGCTCACCTGGGCGCTCTCGGCGCTCATCGCCCTAGCGCCGCTGCTCTTCGGCTGGGGTGAGGCGTACGATGCGCGGCGCCAGCGCTGCCAGGTGAGCCAGGAGCCCTCCTACGCCGTCTTCTCCACCTGCGGCGCCTTCTACCTGCCGCTTGGCGTGGTGCTGTTCGTCTACTGGAAGATCTACAAGGCGGCCAAGTTTCGTttcggccgccgccgccgggcaGTGCTGCCGCTGCCCGCCCCCGTGCAG GTGAAGGAGGCCCCTCACGAGGCGGAGATGGTGTTCACGGCGCGGCGCCCGGTGGTGGCCTTTCAGATGAGCGGGGACTCGTGgcgggagcagaaggagaagcgggcCGCCGTGATGGTGGGCATTCTCATCGGCGTGTTTGTACTGTGCTGGATCCCCTTCTTCCTGGCGGAGCTCATCAGCCCCCTCTGTGCCTGCAGCCTGCCCCCCATCTGGAAAAGCATCTTCTTGTGGCTGGGCTACTCCAATTCTTTCTTTAACCCCCTGATTTACACAGCGTTTAACAAGAACTACAACAACGCCTTCAAGAGCCTCTTCAGCAAGCAGAGATAA